The following is a genomic window from Sphingobacterium spiritivorum.
TTATGAAAGTCTGGGACAACAGAGAGCGGTTTGTTAAAGTACTGTCTTTCCGACACTATTTGTTTACGCTCGCGAAAAACCATACACTCAATCACCTCAGGTCAATTTCCAGATCAAATGTATCTATACAGGAATTACTCCGTTATTATCCGCTGGAAGAACAGACCACGGGGAATAGTATACAAGAGAAGGAATACGAAAAGTTTATTCAGCGGGCTTTCGAAAACCTTTCACCAACGGCAAAACAGGTTTTTGACCTGTGCAGAGAAAAACAAATGACTTACGATCAGGTCGCAAAGGAAATGGGATTCA
Proteins encoded in this region:
- a CDS encoding RNA polymerase sigma factor codes for the protein MKYPVPEKQIILALSNGDERAFEAIYGQYFQSVYLFVQGYVKSPDLAQDICQEIFMKVWDNRERFVKVLSFRHYLFTLAKNHTLNHLRSISRSNVSIQELLRYYPLEEQTTGNSIQEKEYEKFIQRAFENLSPTAKQVFDLCREKQMTYDQVAKEMGFSRDAVKKYMVQTMKTFRSLISGPLDIHFCVLLYFSIDYILFK